GTTGGCGGTGCCGCCGGCCTCGCACATCGTCTGCAGGCCGTACCGGCCGCCCGTGCGTTCGAGCACGTGCAGGAGGGTGGTGGCGAGTCGGGCTCCGCTGGCCCCGAGCGGGTGTCCGATGGCGATGGCGCCGCCGTCGACGTTGACCTTCGCCGGATCGGCGCCGGTCTCGGCCAGCCATGCCAGCACGACCGACGAGAAGGCCTCGTTGACCTCGAAGGCGTCGATGTCGGCGATGGTCAGGCCGGCGCGGGCGAGCACCCTGGCGGTGGCCGGGATGATGCCGGCCAGCATGAGGATTGGGTCGTCACCGACCACCGTGGCGGTGTGCACGCGGGCCCGCGGACGCCAGCCCCGCTGCCGGGCGATCTCGCTCGTGGTCAGCAGGAGCGCCGCTGAACCGTCGTTGAGCGGGCTGGAGTTGCCCGCCGTCACCTTCCAGTCGAGCGCACCGAACCGGCGGGTCCAGCGCTGGTCGGCGAAGGCCACCGGCAGCCCGGCCAGCCGGTCCACGGTCGTGCCCGGACGGATCGTCTCGTCGATGGTGAGCTCGGCCCCGGGCAGTGGCGCGACCTGGGTGACGAACCGGCCCTCTCGCCACGCCTCGGCGGCGCGGCGGTGGCTGGTCGCGGCGAACTCGTCGAGCTGGGTCCGGGACAGCGCCCACTTGCGGGAGATCAGCTCGGCGCTGACGCCCTGCGGGATGAGGCCGCCCGGGTAGCGCTCGGCGACCGTGGGACCGGCGAAGTCGGTCCGGACGCCGTCGACGACCGCTGCGCTGCCGATCGGCACCCGGCTCATCGACTCGACGCCCGATGCGATGACGATGTCGTAGGCACCGGCGACGAGTCCCTGGGCGGCGAAGCTCAGCGCCTGCTGGCTGCTGCCGCACTGCCGGTCGACGGTCACACCCGGCACCGACTCGGGCAGCCCGGCGGCGAGGGCGGCGAGCCGCGTCGTGTTGGTGCTCTGCTCGCCCACCTGGGCGACGGCGCCGCCGATCACGTCGTCGATCTCCGCCGGATCGAGCCCCGGCATCCGGGCGATCAGACTGCGCAGGGCGTGCGCGTGCAGGTCCACCGGATGGACCCCGCTGTAGGCACCGCCCCGCTTGCCCCTGGCCACCGGTGTCCGAACCGCCTCGACGATGACCGCGTCACGCATCGCTGTCTCCTGACTGCCGACCCGATCCGGACCGATCGGTCCGGGACTGAACAGCCCGATACTGCGCCGCACGACACAGGGCGGTCAACCGTTTCCGGACCGACCGGTCCGTTATCCTCGACACAACGGAGCGACAGGGAGGGGACCATGGCGCGCACGGCGGCCCCGGGAAGCCGGGAACGGATCCTCGACACGGCCGCGGGCCTGTTCTACCGGTACGGCGTCCGGGCTGTGGGCATGAAGCAGGTCATCGACGCCGCGGGGTGCGGCAAGAACCTGCTCTACACGCACTTCCCCAGCAAGAACGACCTGGTGGCGGCCTACCTTCGGGAGTGCCGGCGGGAACGGGCCCGGTCCGCCGCCGCGGCGGCCGGCGAGGTGCCCGGCGATGACCCGGCCGCGCAACTGCTCGCACTCGTCGGAGAGATCGTCACCACGGTCGGCCGACCGGAGTTCCGGGGTTGCGCGTTCCGCATCTACCTGACCGAGTTCCCGGACGACCAGAGCGAGCCCGCCCGGTTGGCCCGCGACTACCTGCGCGACAGCCGCGCCGAGATCGACCGGCTGGTGGCCCGCCTCGGCGTCACCGACCCCGGCCAGCTCGCCGACCGCGTCTGGCTGATCGTGGAGGGCCTCTACGCGAGCGCCGCCCGTTCGGAGTCGGCCGGGGCGGCGGACGCGGCGACGCAGCTCGTCCGGGACCTCCTCGCCGGCGCGAGGGAGCGGTGAGACGCCCGGCGTCCAGGCAACCGTCTGATCCCAAATGGCCCTTCGACGACGCCACCC
The window above is part of the Micromonospora inositola genome. Proteins encoded here:
- a CDS encoding thiolase family protein, which encodes MRDAVIVEAVRTPVARGKRGGAYSGVHPVDLHAHALRSLIARMPGLDPAEIDDVIGGAVAQVGEQSTNTTRLAALAAGLPESVPGVTVDRQCGSSQQALSFAAQGLVAGAYDIVIASGVESMSRVPIGSAAVVDGVRTDFAGPTVAERYPGGLIPQGVSAELISRKWALSRTQLDEFAATSHRRAAEAWREGRFVTQVAPLPGAELTIDETIRPGTTVDRLAGLPVAFADQRWTRRFGALDWKVTAGNSSPLNDGSAALLLTTSEIARQRGWRPRARVHTATVVGDDPILMLAGIIPATARVLARAGLTIADIDAFEVNEAFSSVVLAWLAETGADPAKVNVDGGAIAIGHPLGASGARLATTLLHVLERTGGRYGLQTMCEAGGTANATIIERIDA
- a CDS encoding TetR/AcrR family transcriptional regulator — translated: MARTAAPGSRERILDTAAGLFYRYGVRAVGMKQVIDAAGCGKNLLYTHFPSKNDLVAAYLRECRRERARSAAAAAGEVPGDDPAAQLLALVGEIVTTVGRPEFRGCAFRIYLTEFPDDQSEPARLARDYLRDSRAEIDRLVARLGVTDPGQLADRVWLIVEGLYASAARSESAGAADAATQLVRDLLAGARER